A genome region from Gopherus flavomarginatus isolate rGopFla2 chromosome 9, rGopFla2.mat.asm, whole genome shotgun sequence includes the following:
- the NPW gene encoding neuropeptide W, with the protein MNLRHASGGAWKTLSLLGLMLLVDPVGAWYKHVASPRYHTVGRASGLLMGIRRSPYLWRRDLGDEPGESPGSPPTSVSREPRLLHSRRQDVRAAGPRTQASGVPAPSPARGELRGREPAALTRLGLRDLTARRTIAQHQAPLQTGASLLPQRARAPPAQRGPWSRGGAREKKRPKLLERVMKQQRGSEEGIGDLSLSESKI; encoded by the exons ATGAATTTGAGGCACGCATCTGGGGGCGCGTGGAAAACCCTGAGCTTGCTGGGGCTGATGCTGCTGGTCGATCCCGTCGGAGCCTGGTACAAGCATGTGGCCAGCCCCCGGTACCACACGGTGGGCCGAGCTTCGGGGCTGCTGATGGGGATCCGACGCTCCCCGTACCTGTGGCGCCGGGACTTGGGGGATGAGCCGGGAGAGAGCCCGGGCTCGCCTCCCACCTCTGTAAGCAGGGAGCCCAGGTTGCTTCACAGCCGCAGGCAAGACGTCAGAGCCGCCGGGCCgcggacccaggcatccggggtgcccgcccccagccccgccagaGGCGAGCTCCGTGGGAGAGAACCCGCGGCGCTCACACGGCTGGGCCTGCGGGACTTAACAGCCAGGCGAACAATCGCTCAGCACCAGGCCCCTCTGCAGACAGGTGCCAGCCTCCTCCCGCAGCGAGCCCGAGCGCCGCCAGCCCAGCGGGGTCCCTGGAGCCGAGGAGGGGCCCGGGAGAAGAAGAGGCCAAAGCTCCTGGAGAGGGTGATGAAGCAGCAGCGGGGCAGCGAGGAGGGGATCGGGGACTTAAG TCTTTCTGAATCCAAGATATAG